A stretch of the Mycobacteroides immunogenum genome encodes the following:
- a CDS encoding phage tail tape measure protein, which yields MDFGYYTLPVIPSFAGIESKSQTALNRSVGGLGTKLGKDFGKNLADGIVSSEAQLARAYDNVIKVKDKAADATGKLATAEAKLQRLQKIAASNDRIVAATEARNKARRDETRALKEAAAAQDDYESSLRRHKDGASAVDGLGFSFEGLAGKASMAAAALGTAVGAGMAAAVAGAVQLTRELYELGAQFDETFDTLQITTGASGDALDALELSVKNLGRSVPLPFTELGKIVGEVNRDLHLTGPELDAVSKSVANLGRLTGEAVDVRGLGRAFRSFGVEGKDQVATLDSLFGAWQRTGIPINELLSTVTKGGPQLRQFGFTFGQSAALIGMLDERGLDADKAVMALTKSLGTLAKTQGVTGPEALRQTVSQIKALTDAGRDAEALNLTNKIFGAKGGVQFFDAIKSGALDLETLQSALESTGSSINDTAADTDDFEQKWQIFKNNAASALEPLASTLFEFVNVSLTEFSDWVQQHAPAIIRFFGTSADLAITLGQSIIGMVGGAVRALALLVGGVGNVVGTLLKAGAAVDDFFGRHDKADEQRRAAEDAFAWGQGLNKVVDAADDLNQRLFRVRDKIRTTSDEMATAAEFTSRLGEVTASIPDGKTIRISENTPEVRRKLADIGVQVETLPDGTVTVTANTDQGKKILETWRKSIENDKPAEVPITADTSEAERKWNQFRDMLQNPGPTPVTGPFMGGNATADGPWIPFLPPPPARARGGIFDVWDSVASFADGKLPSQALIQRPVGRSGLVQWAEPSTRGEAFIPLGGGQRSIDIWMETGRRLGMMRSYDQGGLHEGLNPGADYLRSTVMQLFPQVKTIYGRRAEDGFGEHSSGNAIDIMIENYDTPQGRALGDSIAAFLVKNQSALDLNGFIWRQQSYGYGGSFTTGTPMGDRGDDNQNHMNHLHVILGSGRHATAKAVGLPTAPLVASGGGAVGGGGASIGGGGRSSGGSVFGAGYQTGRGTPGYDEDGRPGYYNPDPKQVREAEERAADAQQRIKDADAQVKIAEARKSELDFDASESQKLSADNALDKAKADAAKARREAQDTQADLADAQRGKFTAAKESKKNKGDNDLSDIGKIVGGGFAEMLGLDGSVFPNIEDLGIVKLAKAILGIKYTPQGTNFAGGLLAGAGGGGGLGSPSGSFGGATFDGGGATSGLPFGMVPEVSSTLPSFTGPNTHVGTGYPPGVGNAGNTDNSLNVTINNPQGDERSIADRTRRVLLNTPRQMTHEPIGAGG from the coding sequence TTGGATTTCGGGTACTACACGCTCCCGGTCATCCCGTCGTTTGCGGGCATCGAATCGAAGTCGCAAACGGCGCTGAACCGCTCCGTCGGGGGCCTCGGAACCAAGCTCGGTAAAGACTTCGGGAAGAACCTCGCCGACGGCATCGTCTCATCGGAAGCGCAACTGGCCCGCGCCTACGACAACGTCATCAAGGTCAAAGACAAGGCAGCCGACGCCACCGGCAAGCTGGCGACCGCCGAGGCTAAATTGCAGCGGCTGCAGAAGATCGCCGCGTCTAACGATCGGATCGTCGCAGCCACCGAGGCCCGCAACAAGGCAAGACGCGACGAGACGCGTGCGCTCAAGGAAGCCGCCGCAGCCCAGGACGACTACGAAAGTTCCCTGCGGCGGCACAAGGACGGCGCGAGCGCCGTCGACGGCCTGGGGTTCAGTTTCGAAGGTTTGGCGGGTAAGGCATCGATGGCTGCCGCGGCCTTGGGCACTGCGGTCGGTGCGGGAATGGCGGCGGCGGTGGCCGGCGCGGTGCAGCTGACTCGCGAGTTGTACGAACTCGGCGCGCAGTTCGATGAAACATTCGACACCCTGCAGATCACCACCGGCGCCAGCGGCGACGCGCTCGACGCGCTGGAACTGTCCGTGAAGAACCTGGGACGTTCTGTGCCGCTGCCGTTTACCGAACTCGGCAAGATCGTCGGTGAGGTCAACCGGGATCTACACCTGACAGGCCCCGAGCTGGACGCGGTATCCAAGTCGGTCGCCAACCTCGGCCGGCTCACTGGTGAAGCGGTCGACGTACGTGGACTTGGCCGGGCGTTCCGTTCATTCGGTGTCGAAGGCAAAGACCAGGTAGCGACGCTCGATTCGCTGTTCGGTGCCTGGCAGCGCACCGGCATTCCCATCAACGAACTGCTGTCCACAGTCACCAAGGGTGGCCCGCAGCTGCGGCAATTCGGGTTCACCTTCGGCCAGTCCGCCGCACTGATCGGCATGCTGGACGAGCGCGGGTTGGACGCCGACAAGGCGGTCATGGCGCTGACTAAGAGTCTGGGAACGCTGGCTAAGACGCAGGGTGTCACCGGACCGGAAGCGTTGCGACAAACCGTCTCCCAGATCAAGGCATTGACCGACGCTGGCCGCGATGCAGAGGCGCTGAACCTCACCAACAAGATCTTCGGTGCCAAGGGCGGTGTGCAGTTCTTCGACGCGATCAAGTCCGGAGCGCTCGATCTGGAGACCTTGCAATCAGCACTTGAATCGACCGGGTCATCGATCAACGACACCGCCGCGGACACCGACGATTTCGAACAGAAGTGGCAGATCTTCAAAAACAATGCCGCTTCGGCGTTGGAACCATTGGCGTCCACCCTATTTGAGTTCGTCAACGTCAGCCTTACGGAGTTCTCAGACTGGGTGCAACAGCACGCACCGGCAATCATCAGATTCTTCGGTACGTCCGCTGATCTTGCTATTACGTTGGGGCAAAGCATTATCGGCATGGTCGGGGGCGCGGTTCGTGCGCTGGCCCTGCTGGTCGGCGGTGTCGGCAATGTGGTCGGAACGCTCCTTAAGGCCGGGGCCGCTGTCGACGATTTCTTCGGGCGCCACGACAAAGCCGACGAGCAGCGCCGCGCCGCCGAGGACGCGTTCGCGTGGGGGCAGGGACTGAACAAGGTTGTCGATGCGGCCGACGACTTGAATCAACGTCTATTCCGGGTGCGGGACAAGATCCGGACCACCTCAGATGAGATGGCGACCGCAGCTGAATTCACGTCGCGCCTCGGCGAAGTTACTGCCAGCATCCCCGACGGGAAGACCATACGGATCTCAGAGAACACACCGGAGGTCCGCCGCAAGCTCGCTGATATCGGCGTGCAGGTCGAAACCCTGCCTGACGGCACCGTGACGGTTACCGCGAACACCGACCAGGGCAAAAAGATTCTCGAAACGTGGCGTAAGTCGATCGAGAACGACAAGCCCGCCGAGGTGCCGATCACCGCCGATACCTCCGAGGCAGAGCGCAAATGGAATCAGTTCCGCGACATGCTGCAGAACCCCGGACCTACGCCAGTTACGGGACCGTTCATGGGCGGCAACGCAACAGCAGATGGGCCATGGATTCCGTTCCTGCCGCCACCTCCGGCGCGCGCACGCGGCGGAATCTTCGATGTGTGGGATTCGGTGGCATCGTTCGCCGACGGCAAGCTACCGAGTCAGGCGCTCATTCAACGGCCGGTAGGCAGGTCCGGCCTGGTGCAGTGGGCCGAACCATCCACGCGCGGAGAGGCATTCATACCGCTAGGTGGTGGTCAGCGCTCGATTGATATCTGGATGGAAACCGGCCGGCGGCTGGGCATGATGCGCAGCTACGACCAAGGCGGCTTGCACGAAGGACTCAACCCCGGCGCCGACTACTTGAGATCCACTGTTATGCAGCTATTCCCGCAGGTGAAAACCATCTACGGGCGCCGTGCCGAGGACGGTTTCGGGGAACACTCGTCAGGCAACGCGATCGACATCATGATCGAAAACTACGACACCCCGCAGGGCAGAGCGCTCGGCGATTCGATCGCCGCATTCTTGGTGAAGAACCAATCCGCGCTGGATCTCAACGGCTTCATTTGGCGTCAACAGAGCTACGGGTACGGCGGATCGTTCACCACCGGTACCCCGATGGGCGACCGCGGGGACGACAACCAGAACCACATGAACCACCTGCACGTGATACTTGGGTCCGGACGCCACGCGACCGCCAAGGCCGTGGGTCTTCCGACGGCGCCGCTCGTTGCCTCTGGCGGCGGTGCTGTTGGCGGTGGGGGAGCCTCGATCGGCGGCGGTGGCCGCAGCAGCGGCGGAAGCGTGTTCGGCGCCGGATACCAGACAGGCCGCGGCACACCGGGATACGACGAAGATGGACGACCCGGCTACTACAACCCCGACCCGAAACAGGTCCGCGAAGCCGAAGAACGTGCCGCCGACGCTCAGCAGCGCATCAAAGATGCTGACGCACAGGTCAAGATCGCCGAGGCCCGTAAAAGCGAACTCGATTTCGATGCCTCGGAATCGCAGAAATTGTCCGCAGATAACGCGCTCGACAAGGCGAAAGCGGATGCGGCCAAGGCGCGCCGCGAGGCGCAGGACACGCAAGCCGATCTCGCCGATGCACAACGCGGAAAGTTCACCGCTGCCAAGGAATCCAAGAAAAACAAGGGCGATAACGATCTGAGCGACATAGGCAAGATCGTCGGCGGCGGGTTCGCTGAAATGCTCGGCCTCGACGGGTCGGTCTTCCCGAACATCGAGGACTTGGGCATCGTGAAGTTGGCCAAGGCCATCTTGGGTATCAAGTACACGCCGCAAGGCACCAACTTCGCGGGCGGTCTACTCGCCGGCGCTGGCGGCGGCGGTGGGCTCGGCAGCCCCAGTGGTTCGTTCGGTGGCGCGACCTTCGATGGTGGAGGCGCCACGTCGGGCCTTCCGTTCGGGATGGTGCCCGAGGTTTCCTCAACGCTGCCATCATTCACCGGCCCGAACACCCATGTCGGTACCGGCTACCCGCCTGGCGTCGGGAACGCCGGCAACACCGACAACTCGCTGAACGTCACCATCAACAACCCGCAAGGCGATGAGCGGTCGATCGCCGACCGGACTCGTCGTGTCCTGCTCAACACTCCACGGCAGATGACGCACGAACCCATCGGCGCGGGTGGGTGA
- a CDS encoding phage major capsid protein codes for MPTTPIVSISDGPRLTVSEMVGNPLWIPTKIKQLLTNVFISQTLFRNGGGNKNGVVAYRQGDPIFLDGEPEDVAEFGEIPVAAGRKGSALFAVANKKGLGVRVSKEMIDENDVDSVNLQITQLVNTFKRSDDRVFRALTQASAVPTMAVSAAWDTANGNPRIDIARGIEKVMNAAPSIAEGGSAEEWFGFEPDTMVMNPGLLPVLMDNEKFLKVYQGNIANENIQYTGKLPGKVFDLDILGARGYPTDRIWVGQKGVTGFYSDTRAFQVTGLYPEGNGPNGGPTESHRCDATRKTAYALDQPKAGIWLTGLVTP; via the coding sequence ATGCCTACAACCCCTATCGTCAGCATCAGCGACGGCCCCCGGCTCACAGTGTCGGAAATGGTCGGCAATCCGCTGTGGATTCCGACGAAGATTAAGCAGCTGCTGACTAATGTTTTCATCTCGCAGACGTTGTTCCGTAACGGCGGCGGCAATAAGAACGGAGTCGTGGCGTACCGGCAGGGAGACCCGATCTTCCTGGACGGTGAGCCCGAGGACGTCGCCGAGTTCGGGGAGATCCCGGTCGCGGCCGGCCGCAAGGGCTCCGCGCTGTTCGCTGTGGCGAACAAGAAGGGCCTAGGTGTCCGGGTCTCTAAGGAGATGATCGACGAGAACGACGTCGACAGCGTGAACCTGCAGATTACGCAGTTGGTCAACACGTTCAAGCGTTCCGACGACCGTGTGTTCCGTGCACTAACTCAGGCCAGTGCCGTTCCGACCATGGCGGTTTCCGCGGCGTGGGACACCGCCAACGGCAATCCGCGCATCGACATTGCTCGCGGGATCGAAAAGGTCATGAATGCGGCCCCGTCGATCGCTGAGGGTGGCAGCGCTGAGGAATGGTTCGGATTCGAGCCCGACACGATGGTGATGAATCCCGGCCTGCTGCCGGTCTTGATGGACAACGAGAAGTTCCTGAAGGTCTATCAGGGCAATATCGCGAACGAGAACATCCAGTACACCGGCAAGCTGCCCGGCAAGGTGTTCGACCTCGACATCCTCGGCGCACGCGGATATCCGACTGACCGAATCTGGGTCGGGCAGAAGGGTGTGACCGGGTTCTACTCGGACACGCGCGCGTTCCAAGTCACCGGCCTGTATCCGGAGGGCAACGGCCCCAACGGTGGCCCGACCGAGTCTCACCGTTGCGACGCGACGCGCAAGACCGCCTACGCGTTGGATCAGCCGAAGGCCGGTATCTGGCTGACTGGGTTGGTGACCCCGTGA
- a CDS encoding Gp37-like protein: MTAPTLTLDPKTLAGEFTPELRMHLLERRWAYMNRRTKAPLVRLWDKEFRFIARVENLDKWDWEELATEDGEANITFSGKANDWLREIITYQIGDDEDIHLTIDPDPDKPHDFRTRWGGKVMVIEDDEEAGKAAVTTLKCISNRRHLKGIYLAANPIFPMEVQLPKMFLWGGPTVTTCATAMFFNCIRLFTLNGFFPVPRNIFAPETWLQNLSPLNWPVQIMPVAGLFDQSRWCTIGSRWKDAHTVLSPVMKDAGVICRAYTWLPGDPAPYTMFGPELAEILKPTRACVILSFEDKSGVTGPTGTMLDGAINLFAATLDDLITETLIPIDADHDGEVDPFFRKLLLVSPKPPPFVYRDIGFGNIRRRKLRIYKSRATDIIVGGKSPQWVNQAITFAIRYGISQLAQVIMGVEAAGVEGLDNLYQGQLDDVFLAFMRYVNPLRSAKAGSYAFREYFKNPGGTAYVINAIQELAAGDFEMKAYRSMKFDVGDGQPYILGEDFWLGDRVSAEIRGVVYTDQIMAIKGEGDRTTAGRPTVSFGDDSRDEDPVARGFRTIGNVANFAALLAGSGDLF, translated from the coding sequence ATGACCGCGCCCACACTGACCCTGGACCCCAAGACGCTGGCGGGCGAGTTCACACCAGAGCTGCGGATGCATCTCCTAGAACGCCGCTGGGCATACATGAACCGGCGCACCAAGGCGCCCCTTGTTCGGCTGTGGGACAAGGAATTCAGGTTCATTGCCCGCGTCGAAAACCTCGACAAATGGGATTGGGAAGAACTGGCCACCGAAGACGGTGAAGCCAACATCACGTTCTCCGGCAAGGCCAACGACTGGCTACGGGAAATCATCACCTACCAAATCGGTGACGACGAAGACATTCACCTCACGATCGACCCCGACCCGGACAAGCCGCACGACTTCCGGACCCGCTGGGGCGGCAAGGTCATGGTCATCGAGGACGACGAAGAAGCCGGAAAGGCTGCCGTCACCACCCTCAAGTGCATCTCAAATCGACGCCACCTCAAGGGAATCTACCTCGCGGCAAACCCCATATTTCCCATGGAGGTACAGCTGCCCAAGATGTTCCTGTGGGGTGGCCCCACGGTCACCACCTGCGCAACAGCGATGTTCTTCAACTGCATTCGACTGTTCACGCTCAACGGATTCTTCCCGGTACCGCGCAACATCTTCGCCCCGGAAACATGGCTGCAAAACCTCTCACCGCTCAATTGGCCCGTGCAGATCATGCCTGTGGCTGGGCTGTTCGACCAATCGCGTTGGTGCACAATCGGTTCACGCTGGAAGGACGCGCACACCGTCCTGTCGCCGGTCATGAAGGACGCCGGCGTGATCTGCCGCGCCTACACGTGGCTGCCCGGCGACCCGGCGCCGTACACGATGTTCGGCCCCGAACTCGCCGAGATCCTCAAGCCGACCCGTGCCTGCGTGATTCTGTCGTTCGAAGACAAGTCGGGCGTGACCGGCCCGACCGGCACCATGCTCGACGGCGCAATCAACCTGTTCGCGGCCACCCTCGACGACCTGATCACCGAAACCCTGATCCCGATCGACGCGGACCATGACGGCGAGGTCGACCCGTTCTTCCGGAAACTGCTGCTGGTTTCACCCAAGCCGCCGCCATTCGTATACCGCGATATCGGGTTCGGCAACATCCGGCGCCGCAAGCTGCGGATCTACAAGTCGCGCGCCACAGACATCATCGTCGGCGGCAAGAGCCCTCAATGGGTTAACCAGGCAATAACATTCGCGATCCGGTACGGCATATCGCAACTGGCCCAAGTGATCATGGGCGTCGAAGCTGCCGGCGTCGAAGGTCTGGACAACCTGTACCAAGGCCAGCTCGACGACGTGTTCCTGGCGTTCATGCGGTACGTCAACCCGTTGCGGTCCGCGAAGGCCGGAAGCTACGCGTTCCGCGAGTATTTCAAGAATCCGGGCGGCACCGCGTACGTCATCAACGCCATTCAAGAACTCGCCGCAGGCGATTTCGAAATGAAGGCATACCGGTCGATGAAGTTCGACGTCGGCGACGGGCAGCCCTACATCCTCGGCGAAGACTTTTGGCTCGGCGACCGCGTGTCAGCGGAAATCCGGGGCGTCGTCTACACCGATCAAATCATGGCCATCAAGGGCGAAGGTGACCGCACGACCGCGGGACGGCCCACGGTTTCGTTCGGCGACGACTCCCGCGACGAAGACCCCGTCGCCCGCGGTTTCCGCACCATCGGCAACGTCGCGAACTTCGCGGCACTACTGGCAGGAAGCGGGGATTTGTTCTGA
- a CDS encoding glycine-rich domain-containing protein — protein MPRSIDKFPEKRGAGAASLNNPLRSQLDYESALADTAKQAGDKIRDAISGALDDIVDVIHEFTGLDLDELKSALDGIDLGNPGAILAKIVELAGNALGFNGLLPSSWIADVVEDLTRGAGEFLTADSIAGNPFMQWDPGAAGWESGGAGKVTANGTQQSVRGEIFDVVPGNVVKLPAGTRWSGLTATPGSNPIKVGFAVWDAAGNVLPDVIRGQIQPSTPSSSWQGIPTTDWIVPTGVARAAALIELDSGALSGDVWFSNVTPHKTNKIPPDLLKSLVEGGQDFAEDVQKTWDAFWNGVFGANATGKTPDDVKTASAHVTAVASDANAAAQFASSMVIRPRRSPRWVSTGTHDDVSFAIAMAQTMFTPALGDITYIPITPDTDRVYKALKFGLVGNAMTNLYVGVYKIEYDGTLTRTVDLGDKKSALTASKVQTFAIPGGVAVGRGETVFIAVRQVGGTAGQMFTTPSLLQVTEVVQPVPTYITEKNNTGTGLPATISGAIVRSESAPAWGALGETLLDSPWTDYTAPGWYTYLFGTDSRFVYIAGSSAGGGGGGGDGGFNKPGEGGRRGTWSALSLERGVGIPWDVPGLDVYVPAPGAGSPSRETNGSPGEALIVRLSTAPGTVLLNIPGGAGGRLAYGGFFNRDPVGQAQVNYPFFGRLFVGGLAAEQDANGNSPGGGGGGGGGGFVGNANAGRPGGAGFCAIRTA, from the coding sequence ATGCCTCGCAGTATCGACAAATTCCCAGAGAAGCGGGGCGCCGGTGCCGCCTCCCTTAATAATCCACTGCGCTCGCAATTGGACTACGAATCGGCGCTCGCAGACACAGCCAAGCAAGCCGGTGACAAGATACGTGACGCGATCTCCGGGGCGCTCGACGACATCGTCGATGTCATCCACGAATTCACCGGTCTTGATCTTGACGAACTGAAAAGCGCGCTCGATGGGATTGACCTTGGCAACCCCGGCGCGATCTTGGCCAAGATCGTTGAGTTGGCCGGTAATGCGCTCGGGTTCAATGGCCTGCTGCCGTCGTCGTGGATCGCCGATGTCGTCGAGGATTTGACGCGCGGGGCCGGGGAATTCCTGACCGCGGACAGCATCGCCGGAAACCCCTTCATGCAGTGGGATCCGGGCGCCGCTGGCTGGGAATCCGGCGGCGCCGGCAAGGTGACAGCCAACGGCACACAGCAGTCGGTGCGCGGCGAAATCTTCGACGTCGTACCCGGTAACGTCGTGAAACTGCCCGCAGGCACACGCTGGTCGGGCCTCACCGCGACACCAGGTTCGAATCCGATCAAGGTCGGGTTCGCGGTGTGGGACGCGGCCGGCAATGTGCTGCCTGATGTGATCCGAGGACAGATTCAGCCGTCGACACCGTCCTCATCATGGCAAGGGATCCCCACCACGGATTGGATCGTGCCGACTGGGGTAGCACGGGCTGCGGCGCTGATCGAGCTTGATTCGGGCGCCCTGTCCGGGGACGTGTGGTTCTCGAATGTGACCCCGCACAAGACGAACAAGATCCCTCCGGACTTACTGAAAAGCCTGGTCGAGGGCGGGCAGGACTTCGCCGAGGATGTACAGAAGACTTGGGACGCGTTCTGGAACGGGGTTTTTGGCGCCAACGCCACCGGCAAGACCCCCGATGATGTGAAAACCGCTTCGGCACATGTTACGGCGGTCGCCAGCGATGCGAACGCTGCGGCACAGTTCGCCTCGTCGATGGTGATCCGGCCCCGCCGCAGCCCGCGGTGGGTTTCCACTGGAACCCACGACGACGTGTCGTTCGCGATTGCCATGGCGCAAACAATGTTCACCCCGGCTTTGGGGGACATCACCTACATTCCGATCACACCGGACACCGACCGGGTGTACAAGGCGCTCAAGTTCGGGCTGGTCGGCAACGCGATGACCAACCTGTATGTCGGCGTGTACAAGATCGAGTACGACGGAACACTGACTCGCACAGTGGATCTCGGCGACAAGAAGTCTGCGCTGACCGCGTCGAAAGTGCAGACATTCGCAATCCCCGGCGGGGTGGCGGTCGGCCGCGGTGAAACGGTGTTCATCGCCGTACGCCAGGTTGGCGGCACCGCTGGGCAGATGTTCACCACGCCATCGCTGCTGCAGGTGACCGAGGTGGTGCAGCCGGTGCCGACCTACATCACCGAGAAGAACAACACGGGGACAGGGCTTCCGGCGACGATCTCGGGGGCTATCGTGCGGTCCGAGTCCGCACCGGCGTGGGGTGCGCTCGGTGAAACGCTGCTCGATTCGCCGTGGACGGACTACACCGCGCCGGGCTGGTACACCTACCTGTTCGGCACCGATTCGAGGTTCGTCTACATCGCCGGTAGCAGTGCCGGTGGCGGTGGTGGTGGCGGCGACGGCGGCTTCAACAAGCCCGGCGAGGGCGGACGGCGCGGCACCTGGTCGGCACTGAGCCTTGAGCGTGGTGTGGGAATCCCGTGGGATGTACCGGGACTCGATGTGTACGTTCCAGCGCCGGGCGCGGGCTCGCCGAGCCGTGAAACCAACGGCAGCCCAGGTGAAGCCCTGATCGTGCGCCTATCAACCGCGCCGGGCACTGTCCTGTTGAACATCCCCGGCGGTGCGGGCGGGCGCCTGGCCTACGGCGGGTTCTTCAACCGCGACCCCGTCGGTCAAGCGCAAGTGAACTACCCCTTCTTTGGCCGCCTGTTCGTTGGTGGCCTGGCTGCAGAACAAGACGCCAATGGCAACAGCCCCGGCGGTGGCGGCGGCGGAGGCGGTGGCGGCTTCGTTGGCAACGCCAACGCGGGGCGTCCGGGTGGCGCCGGGTTCTGCGCGATAAGGACGGCGTGA
- a CDS encoding phage gene 29 protein family protein, translating to MSRRNRQQDKVFPKFPYDRKFTKSELDEIFAKQDRLCEAFRDAVGPNGWGLGMPEDHLQLLMFHGALAGADVDEDKAFIRARRLPDQSGRLVDAVEWVVKKEDTPRDRSRDARREARARAREIDELDPDVREALVEMVKRKGQRAYNRGHAEVPTDERDEYSARLRATDNENVEDSDDTKEGTS from the coding sequence ATGAGCAGACGAAACCGGCAGCAAGACAAGGTGTTCCCGAAATTTCCGTACGACCGAAAGTTCACGAAATCTGAGCTTGACGAGATTTTCGCGAAGCAAGACCGGCTGTGCGAGGCGTTCCGCGATGCGGTCGGCCCGAACGGATGGGGCCTGGGAATGCCGGAAGACCACCTGCAGCTGCTGATGTTTCACGGCGCGCTGGCCGGCGCCGACGTCGACGAAGACAAGGCGTTCATCCGGGCGCGCCGCCTGCCCGACCAGAGCGGGCGACTGGTCGACGCCGTCGAATGGGTGGTGAAAAAGGAAGACACCCCACGCGACCGAAGCCGCGACGCGCGCCGCGAGGCACGTGCACGCGCCCGTGAAATTGACGAGCTGGACCCGGACGTGCGCGAGGCACTCGTCGAGATGGTGAAACGCAAAGGCCAACGGGCCTACAACCGCGGCCACGCCGAAGTACCAACCGATGAGCGCGACGAGTACTCAGCGCGCCTGCGCGCCACCGACAACGAAAACGTTGAAGACAGCGACGACACCAAGGAGGGCACATCGTGA
- a CDS encoding peptidoglycan recognition protein family protein, producing MSFVWQADKPMRTREQVAREVHAVSLARGLDDLATVMALMCISVESNFWCPGNDKDPCFRDHPDDYPHDSLSDDGYSSGYYQQQMSAPEVSPPWGWGGLWGDPEGTRKRMDLRASTDMFLAALPGDYVNANNASAAGQVVADVQKPNPLYRSRYAEKWDEAWDLFDRALAGGPVAPPSNNGGTEVGFTGDPVWLEDVLREALGDRLHVVDGWKTRGTGAGENGSDQMGPLWGVMIHHTGNRNESIDTIKNGRPGLAGPLSQCLITPDGICHLIAIGPCNHAGIGQYPGISKNMGNTRLIGFECAWPTIRPDGSYDERERWPDAQIITMRDAAAAVVKKLGYGADRVIGHKEYATAPPNVKWDPGNIDMNWFRGEVAKDLRGDFDGPPIVIPPVLTDRQLLERIDAGVADLNRKLNGIGATK from the coding sequence ATGAGTTTCGTGTGGCAGGCCGACAAGCCCATGCGCACGCGGGAGCAGGTCGCCCGCGAGGTTCACGCCGTGTCACTGGCGCGTGGCCTCGATGACCTCGCCACGGTTATGGCGCTCATGTGCATCAGCGTCGAATCCAACTTTTGGTGCCCAGGAAACGACAAGGATCCGTGCTTCCGCGACCACCCGGACGATTACCCGCATGACTCACTCAGCGATGACGGCTACTCATCGGGGTACTACCAGCAGCAGATGTCGGCGCCAGAGGTCAGCCCGCCGTGGGGGTGGGGTGGACTGTGGGGCGACCCGGAAGGCACCCGTAAGCGCATGGATCTTCGGGCATCCACCGACATGTTCCTAGCGGCCCTGCCCGGCGATTACGTCAACGCCAACAACGCGTCGGCAGCCGGCCAGGTCGTCGCGGACGTGCAGAAACCAAACCCCTTGTACCGCAGCCGGTACGCCGAGAAGTGGGACGAAGCGTGGGATCTGTTCGACCGCGCTCTCGCCGGCGGGCCGGTTGCGCCACCGTCGAACAATGGAGGAACCGAAGTGGGATTCACAGGCGACCCGGTCTGGCTTGAAGACGTACTACGCGAAGCGCTCGGTGACCGGCTGCACGTCGTCGACGGATGGAAAACCCGCGGTACAGGTGCGGGGGAGAACGGATCAGATCAGATGGGGCCGCTGTGGGGTGTGATGATCCACCACACGGGCAACCGCAACGAGAGTATCGACACCATCAAGAATGGGCGCCCGGGCCTCGCCGGGCCGCTGTCGCAGTGCCTGATCACACCGGACGGGATCTGCCATTTGATCGCGATCGGGCCGTGCAACCATGCCGGTATCGGCCAATACCCCGGCATATCAAAGAACATGGGCAACACCAGGCTTATCGGGTTCGAATGCGCGTGGCCCACGATCCGGCCCGACGGCAGCTACGACGAACGTGAACGCTGGCCCGACGCGCAGATCATCACCATGCGAGACGCGGCGGCAGCGGTCGTCAAGAAACTCGGGTATGGCGCAGATCGCGTGATCGGCCACAAGGAGTACGCGACGGCCCCACCCAACGTGAAGTGGGATCCGGGCAACATCGACATGAACTGGTTCCGTGGCGAAGTCGCCAAGGATCTGCGCGGCGACTTCGACGGCCCGCCGATCGTAATCCCGCCCGTGTTGACCGATCGGCAACTGCTGGAACGGATCGACGCGGGTGTCGCTGACCTAAACCGCAAGCTCAACGGAATCGGAGCAACGAAATGA